The genomic window CGTTCTCCACGATCTCTTGCAGGACGACGTCCAGTTCAAGGCTTGCGCCGATTCGCAGCATGGCCGCACACAGTCGGGAGGTGCGCTCGGACAGCACCTCGTTCGCTCGCCCTGATTCGTCGGAATACTTCATGTAATTCGTAGTCGGTTGTTATCCAGCGTGGCGTGTACGTTGTTTGAAGTATAACTCTCTATTAGCAATAGTGAAAAAACAAACGCAAATAACACTATTTAATGACAAATCCTCACGATATACTCACACTATTATTTGTATAATTAAGCATTCTGTACTAAACAATTGCGGGATGGGTATTATGAGCAAGCTCAGTTAGACAACCTGTACCGCATCGTCCAAGATTATGCGTGCCGCCATTTGCAAACATCCACTCGAAGCGCCAATCCTGTAAAATGCCGAGAACCGCAACCTATTACTATCTCGCAATACACAAGTCGGATGATCAGATTATTCGGGCCCTGTGGTCCGGGCGATACCAGAAATCAACCTTGCGAGTCCTTGCGTTCATGCTTGAGGAGCGCCGGTATCGCAACGGCCGGGGGCAAGGAATGGCCTATTCGATGGATTGCCTGGCCGATACGCTACACCTTTCGAGGGTGTCCGTATCGAATAGCCTGTCCGAACTCAAGGCGGACGGGATGCTCGACAGCTGCTCGTCAAACCACGTGCCTGCCTCCGTGCTACAGTAAGTGTGATCCGAGTGTTTACAGGGAAGCAGGGTTAAAAACTTGTCAAGCATGGCCCGTTTTATTCTGATTACTCTGATACTGGCTCCCCTTATAGGGATTGCGCTGGTTCTTGTACTGATTGCCGCA from Bacteroidetes bacterium SB0662_bin_6 includes these protein-coding regions:
- a CDS encoding winged helix-turn-helix domain-containing protein, with the translated sequence MPRTATYYYLAIHKSDDQIIRALWSGRYQKSTLRVLAFMLEERRYRNGRGQGMAYSMDCLADTLHLSRVSVSNSLSELKADGMLDSCSSNHVPASVLQ